A stretch of the Dichotomicrobium thermohalophilum genome encodes the following:
- a CDS encoding phytoene/squalene synthase family protein, which produces MTLMPRDPIVRESKTRIERGSKSFAAAAKLFPRETRHDAYMLYAWCRYCDDRIDGQDFGFRANGGGASACAQCLAELREKTEAALNGEAEEPVFEALARVAAKHDIPARHPLELLDGFAMDVEGRHYETIEDTLDYCYHVAGVVGVMMAMIMGVRDRPTLLRACDLGLGFQLTNIARDVIEDAQDGRVYLPAEWLAEAGVPQDRVADPAYRAQVAGIVGRLLDLADAYYVSARQGIAELPLRSAWTIAAASRIYRAIGRDVQALGPQAWDRRVSTSRARKLGSLGLGGLDALGVHALAAIRPVRPRDGLWTKPSLVESDEHA; this is translated from the coding sequence ATGACCCTGATGCCACGAGACCCGATCGTCCGCGAAAGCAAGACGCGTATCGAGCGCGGCTCCAAGAGCTTTGCAGCGGCAGCCAAACTGTTTCCGCGCGAGACGCGCCACGACGCCTACATGCTCTATGCCTGGTGCCGCTATTGCGACGACCGGATCGACGGGCAGGACTTCGGCTTTCGCGCGAATGGCGGGGGAGCGAGCGCCTGCGCGCAGTGTCTGGCCGAGCTGCGCGAGAAAACCGAGGCCGCGCTCAACGGCGAGGCGGAAGAGCCGGTGTTCGAGGCGCTGGCGCGCGTCGCAGCGAAGCACGACATCCCGGCGCGGCATCCGCTGGAGTTGCTCGACGGCTTCGCGATGGATGTCGAGGGGCGGCACTACGAGACGATCGAGGACACGCTGGACTACTGCTATCATGTCGCCGGCGTCGTCGGCGTGATGATGGCGATGATCATGGGTGTGCGCGACCGCCCCACCCTGCTGCGCGCCTGCGATCTGGGCCTTGGCTTTCAGCTCACCAACATCGCGCGCGACGTGATCGAGGATGCGCAGGACGGGCGGGTCTATCTGCCGGCTGAATGGCTGGCGGAGGCCGGCGTGCCGCAGGACCGGGTCGCCGATCCGGCATATCGCGCGCAAGTGGCGGGAATCGTCGGACGCCTGCTCGATCTGGCGGATGCGTATTATGTTTCGGCACGACAGGGGATCGCCGAGCTGCCGCTGCGCTCGGCCTGGACCATCGCCGCGGCCAGCCGCATCTACCGCGCTATCGGCCGGGACGTGCAGGCGCTCGGCCCGCAGGCCTGGGACCGCCGCGTGAGCACGAGCCGCGCCCGCAAACTTGGCAGCCTCGGCTTGGGCGGGCTGGATGCGCTCGGCGTCCACGCGCTCGCAGCCATCCGCCCGGTCCGCCCGCGCGACGGGCTGTGGACCAAGCCCAGCCTTGTCGAAAGCGACGAGCACGCCTGA
- a CDS encoding ABC transporter permease, whose amino-acid sequence MRMAAFRVMLLNLVRDRGALASAFLLPATVFVIFAVIFAGTVGGTINLKIAVADERQSEASVKLVEAIFDRSSLSQTVSDDGLSSAQVRELVRTGAADVGLIIRSQGGPLDKPGESTSAPLQIVVDPAREIAVSIFEGALNEAYFEAFPRAPLRSAAEELGRNVLRLSESQTQELGARIDAAPVPAEGEGEGFRMQPGMEKVTVAGTVGVASGVSYYAGAVAILFLLYSSVVGAISLLEEKESGLFDRLTYGPGGTRALVEGKFVFLVAQGVIQVTIIFLVAWLGFGVDLPGHILAWAGTTVVSALAAAGLALVFVLLCRSKQQAQTLTNIVVLLVSAIGGSMVPRFLMPQWIQDIGWLTPNTWTLEAYNEIFWRASGLDAVVLPWVVLGATGLVALVAANMLARRHAG is encoded by the coding sequence ATGGCCGCTTTCCGCGTGATGCTGCTGAACCTTGTCCGGGATCGCGGCGCACTGGCCTCGGCCTTCTTGCTGCCGGCGACCGTGTTCGTCATCTTTGCGGTGATCTTCGCCGGCACAGTCGGCGGCACCATCAACCTGAAGATTGCGGTTGCCGACGAACGCCAGAGTGAAGCGTCCGTAAAGCTGGTCGAGGCCATCTTCGACCGGTCCAGCCTGAGCCAGACAGTTTCGGATGATGGGCTGTCTTCGGCGCAAGTGCGCGAACTGGTGCGCACCGGGGCGGCGGATGTCGGCCTGATCATCCGCAGCCAGGGCGGTCCGCTCGACAAGCCGGGCGAGAGCACGTCCGCGCCGTTGCAGATCGTCGTCGACCCGGCGCGCGAGATCGCCGTGTCGATCTTCGAGGGTGCGCTCAATGAGGCCTATTTTGAAGCGTTCCCGCGCGCGCCGCTGCGCAGCGCCGCCGAGGAGCTGGGGCGCAATGTGCTGCGCCTGTCGGAATCCCAGACCCAGGAGCTTGGCGCACGCATCGACGCTGCGCCTGTCCCCGCAGAGGGCGAGGGTGAAGGTTTCCGGATGCAGCCGGGCATGGAAAAAGTCACCGTGGCCGGCACGGTCGGCGTGGCCAGCGGCGTCTCGTATTATGCCGGCGCGGTCGCGATCCTGTTCCTGCTGTATTCCTCGGTCGTGGGGGCGATCTCGCTTCTGGAGGAAAAGGAATCGGGCCTGTTCGACCGGTTGACTTACGGCCCTGGCGGTACGCGCGCACTCGTCGAAGGCAAGTTCGTCTTTCTGGTTGCGCAGGGCGTCATTCAGGTCACGATCATTTTCCTGGTTGCTTGGCTGGGCTTTGGCGTCGATTTGCCCGGTCACATCCTCGCCTGGGCCGGGACAACGGTGGTGAGCGCGCTCGCGGCGGCGGGACTGGCGCTCGTTTTCGTGCTTCTGTGCCGCAGCAAGCAGCAGGCGCAGACACTGACCAACATCGTTGTCTTGCTGGTGTCGGCGATTGGCGGGAGCATGGTGCCCCGCTTCCTTATGCCGCAATGGATACAGGATATCGGCTGGTTGACGCCGAATACCTGGACATTGGAAGCGTATAACGAGATTTTCTGGCGTGCCAGCGGGCTGGATGCTGTCGTTCTGCCATGGGTCGTGCTCGGTGCGACCGGTCTCGTAGCGCTTGTGGCGGCCAACATGCTGGCGCGCAGGCATGCGGGCTGA
- a CDS encoding GlxA family transcriptional regulator, with the protein MEARALDRQRIHFLLIPNFSMIAFSSAIEALRLANRALGRTAYEWRLISEDGKPVEASNRVVLTVDSSLDQVLNDVTHPSDSSMVIVCSGVDVENFHHRAVFSWLRRMHKRGVSIGGLCTGAWVLAEAGLLEDRTCAIHWEMIPSFAERFPDVNVKSSLFEVDNDIFTCAGGTVALDMMLYFIGLRFGAEMAERVCEVCLMDRVRPAHDRQRLPIGSRLGIQNPRLLTIIEIMEANIAEPVSLAQISQSTGISRRHIERLFRHHLGRSPARYYLEVRLERARRLLRHSNLPIIEVAVASGFVSASHFSKRYREYFGRSPQMDRNMPELSGGERDTPDTQPELA; encoded by the coding sequence ATGGAAGCTCGCGCGTTGGATCGTCAACGGATCCATTTTCTGCTGATCCCCAATTTTTCCATGATCGCCTTTTCTTCGGCGATCGAGGCTTTGCGCCTGGCCAATCGCGCGCTCGGGCGAACGGCCTATGAATGGCGGCTGATTTCGGAGGACGGCAAGCCGGTCGAGGCGAGTAACCGCGTGGTGTTGACGGTCGATTCCTCTCTCGATCAGGTGCTCAACGACGTCACCCATCCCAGCGATTCGAGCATGGTGATCGTCTGCTCAGGGGTCGATGTCGAGAACTTCCACCATCGCGCGGTATTCAGTTGGCTGCGGCGGATGCACAAGCGCGGCGTGAGCATCGGCGGGCTTTGCACGGGCGCCTGGGTGCTCGCCGAGGCAGGTCTGCTGGAAGACCGCACCTGCGCAATCCACTGGGAGATGATCCCAAGCTTTGCCGAGCGCTTCCCGGACGTGAACGTGAAGTCCAGCCTGTTCGAGGTGGACAACGACATCTTCACCTGCGCCGGCGGAACTGTCGCCCTTGACATGATGCTCTATTTCATCGGGCTGCGCTTCGGTGCAGAGATGGCCGAGCGCGTCTGCGAGGTCTGCCTGATGGACCGGGTGCGTCCGGCGCATGACCGCCAGCGTCTGCCGATCGGCTCGCGGCTGGGCATCCAGAACCCGCGTCTGCTCACCATCATCGAGATCATGGAGGCGAACATCGCCGAACCGGTCTCGCTGGCTCAGATTTCTCAGTCCACCGGCATTTCGCGCCGCCATATCGAGCGGCTATTCCGCCATCACCTGGGGCGCTCGCCGGCGCGATATTACCTGGAAGTGCGGCTGGAGCGCGCGCGGCGTCTGCTGCGCCACTCAAACCTGCCGATCATCGAGGTGGCGGTAGCCTCCGGCTTCGTCTCGGCATCGCATTTTTCCAAACGCTACCGCGAATACTTCGGCCGCTCTCCGCAGATGGACCGCAATATGCCCGAACTCAGCGGCGGTGAACGCGACACGCCGGATACGCAGCCGGAACTGGCCTAA
- a CDS encoding fatty acid desaturase: protein MEQVIAQVRESIGGADKARTTVIGLSLAVGVILAWLALHIYAVFFVDLAAINPLLTFAIVAAQCWLYVGIFIVAHDCMHGSLAPGRPAVNRWFGRACLFLYAGFDFDTLKAKHREHHQHAGTEDDPDFHEDDPDSFWAWYVRFFREYFSGRELLIILAAVVAYVWLLGASLANIWVFWALPAIVSSLQLFYFGTYLPHQPGQEPFVDRHNSRTNDYPHWLSLLTCFHFGYHHEHHLFPYLPWWRLPAAHDALRRAEARA, encoded by the coding sequence ATGGAACAGGTGATCGCGCAGGTGCGCGAGAGCATCGGCGGGGCGGACAAGGCCCGCACCACCGTCATCGGGCTGAGCCTGGCGGTCGGCGTGATCCTCGCCTGGCTGGCGCTGCACATCTACGCGGTGTTCTTCGTCGATCTCGCGGCGATCAACCCTCTATTGACGTTTGCAATCGTCGCGGCGCAGTGCTGGCTTTATGTCGGCATCTTCATCGTCGCGCATGACTGCATGCACGGTTCGCTGGCGCCGGGGCGGCCAGCGGTCAATCGCTGGTTTGGGCGCGCCTGCCTGTTTCTCTATGCCGGCTTTGATTTCGATACCCTGAAGGCCAAGCACCGCGAGCATCACCAACACGCCGGGACCGAGGACGACCCGGACTTCCACGAGGACGATCCCGACTCCTTCTGGGCGTGGTATGTGCGCTTTTTCCGGGAGTATTTCTCCGGCCGCGAACTGCTGATCATCCTCGCGGCGGTGGTGGCCTATGTGTGGCTGCTGGGCGCGTCACTCGCCAATATCTGGGTGTTCTGGGCGCTGCCGGCGATCGTCTCATCGCTGCAGCTTTTCTATTTCGGCACCTATCTGCCGCATCAGCCGGGGCAGGAGCCGTTCGTGGACCGGCACAACAGCCGGACCAACGATTATCCGCACTGGCTATCGCTGCTGACCTGCTTCCATTTCGGCTATCACCACGAGCATCACCTGTTCCCGTATCTGCCGTGGTGGCGGCTACCTGCGGCGCATGATGCGCTGCGCCGGGCGGAGGCGCGGGCTTAG
- the crtY gene encoding lycopene beta-cyclase CrtY, with product MRYDYVFAGGGLANTLAAYRLRHADPSLRIAIIERANRIGGNHTWSFHGTDLTPAQHQWLKPFVAHNWPRQEVRFPGYRRELRTSYHSATSDQLAEVAAREFGDSFLLGREVEEIGERHVTVANGETIEADCIIDGRGARGDDNLTLGYQKFIGREVRCAKPHGQSVPIIMDATVPQQDGYRFIYTLPMDETHILIEDTYYSDGPELDGEMLTSEIDAYAQRRGFEITEVVREEGGVLPIVLTGDIHGFWASSGGIPRAGMRAALFHPTTGYSLPDAVRFADLLAAKRPKTTEQAHALAKRYSMATWRQRDFFRVLNRFLFFAAEPDKRASVMERFYTLPEPLIERFYACRLTPWDKARILIGRPPVPISRALQNIWVAHPATAKNA from the coding sequence TTGCGATACGATTATGTCTTTGCAGGCGGAGGGCTGGCGAACACGCTTGCCGCCTACCGACTGCGTCACGCGGACCCGTCCCTGCGGATCGCAATCATCGAGCGTGCGAACCGGATCGGCGGCAACCACACCTGGTCATTCCACGGCACAGACCTGACGCCCGCGCAGCATCAGTGGCTCAAGCCCTTCGTCGCGCACAACTGGCCGCGCCAGGAGGTCCGCTTTCCCGGCTATCGGCGTGAACTGCGTACCTCATACCATTCCGCGACCTCCGACCAGCTCGCCGAAGTGGCCGCGCGTGAATTCGGCGACAGTTTCCTGCTCGGCAGAGAAGTCGAAGAGATTGGCGAGCGGCATGTTACCGTAGCGAACGGTGAGACGATCGAGGCCGACTGCATCATCGACGGACGCGGTGCGCGGGGTGACGACAACCTGACGCTCGGCTATCAGAAATTCATTGGGCGCGAGGTGCGCTGCGCGAAGCCGCACGGCCAGAGCGTTCCCATCATCATGGACGCGACGGTGCCGCAGCAGGACGGCTACCGCTTCATCTACACCCTGCCGATGGACGAGACCCACATCCTCATCGAGGATACCTATTACAGCGACGGGCCGGAGCTCGACGGAGAGATGCTGACCTCCGAGATCGACGCCTATGCCCAGCGACGTGGCTTCGAAATCACTGAAGTCGTGCGCGAGGAGGGCGGCGTTCTGCCCATCGTCCTCACCGGCGATATTCACGGCTTCTGGGCATCCTCGGGCGGCATCCCGCGGGCGGGTATGCGCGCCGCGCTGTTCCACCCAACCACCGGCTATTCTTTGCCCGACGCGGTGCGCTTTGCCGATCTGCTCGCCGCCAAGCGGCCAAAAACGACCGAACAGGCCCACGCCCTTGCCAAGCGCTACTCGATGGCCACCTGGCGCCAGCGCGACTTCTTCCGGGTCCTCAACCGCTTTCTGTTCTTCGCCGCCGAACCGGACAAGCGCGCCAGTGTCATGGAGCGTTTCTACACCCTTCCCGAGCCGCTGATCGAGCGGTTCTATGCCTGCCGCCTTACACCTTGGGATAAGGCACGGATCCTGATCGGGCGTCCGCCCGTACCCATCTCCCGAGCGTTGCAAAACATCTGGGTCGCGCACCCGGCAACCGCAAAAAACGCATAA